The DNA sequence GGAGAGATAGCGATGGTACAAtcacaaaaatatgtcatgatgatgCAAATATTGATAAATGACCGATTCTTCAATTACAGAAACTTCTCTTATAAAACACTGCTAACATTATCACACCAAACATTTTcgagtgacagtaaaaaaaaagtaaactttacTCTTTTTTTAGGATATTAATTCAAAACTTGTGCTAAATCTGTTAATAGACCAGAGTGTACACGAACACTGCGTACAACCCAAAGACTCCCCCACCAGGTCTGAAGAGATGCCTGTTAGTGCTGTTGAGAACGATGGAGGGAGAACGGAGGCAGGGAGAGAGGAAGTCCTCCTCACTACTGAGGAACAGCTCGTGCAGGACATCCTGGATAAGGGTAAGAAGAAGAAATCTGTGAGAATTAGAAAATGTTATTAGAAACCGTTTTATAGACAGTATAATATAAAATTGCATTTCATACTCATCGCAGTTGTTTGTGTGATAACAGGCCACATTCGCAATCAATATAAAATTGGACGCATGCTTGGTGAAGGAGGATGTGGCAGTGTTTATGAAGGGACTCGCTGCGAGGATGGACTTAAGGTACACAATTTGATCTGTTTAGGATTTATGACTAGAGTGATATCAACTATCTGCACGTGATAATTATTAGTTCTTTGTTTTGTTGACTAGGTGGCTGTGAAATGTTCAGAGAAGACGCCAGACATGTCATATATCAGAGTGGTGAGTAGACTGCACTCTCTGTTTCATTGTCTCTTATTCACTGTTTTCAGTTGATCACACCCTATATTAATTTTAACCACAGTCTACAATTGAGCTTTACTAGGCATTATTTGTGAATAATTTGGGAAACCACCTCCATCTAAGCATCATATTTTCTTTCTGTTAGCCTGGTCATCCCAAACGTCTGCCAATGGAGATTGGCCTGATGCTCATGGCCAACAATGGCCCCAGCGTTTCCCAGATCATTAAGCTGCTCGACTGGGAGGATGACACAGATCACTACGTGATAGTCATGGAGCGACCAGTGCCTTGCGTGGATTTGTTTACTTATGTGGATGATGAAGAAATGCTTGACGAGGGGATTGCAAGAAATATTATGCGGCAGATCATTGATGCCGCTAAAACTTGCTGCGATCGTGGTGTCTTCCATCGTGATATAAAACTGGAGAACATCTTGGTGAACCAGGACACCATGGAGGTCAAATTAATTGACTTCGGGTGCGGCGCAGTCATGAAGAAATCTGCCTTCAAATCCTTTAGTGGTATGTGTTATGAAGTGCTGTATTAATTATCTCACAGATACACATCTTATATGCACTCAACATGCTGTGATAATTGATTAAACATCAGACATCTTTCCTGCAGGCACGAAAGAGTACTGTCCACCTGAGTTCAACTTGAAGGGCAGGTACAAAGCAAAGCCAACCACAGTGTGGACACTAGGGTTCATCTTGTTTGAAATGCTGTGCGGGGAATGTCCTACATCCTACGACCAACACAAGATCACTGTGAACCTCTGGA is a window from the Carassius carassius chromosome 13, fCarCar2.1, whole genome shotgun sequence genome containing:
- the LOC132155935 gene encoding serine/threonine-protein kinase pim-2-like isoform X2, with translation MLGEGGCGSVYEGTRCEDGLKVAVKCSEKTPDMSYIRVPGHPKRLPMEIGLMLMANNGPSVSQIIKLLDWEDDTDHYVIVMERPVPCVDLFTYVDDEEMLDEGIARNIMRQIIDAAKTCCDRGVFHRDIKLENILVNQDTMEVKLIDFGCGAVMKKSAFKSFSGTKEYCPPEFNLKGRYKAKPTTVWTLGFILFEMLCGECPTSYDQHKITVNLWTRPGLSKECCQMICDCLQPDPQRRLSLDKMHLHDWFKVLRLRLVKLFVGLV
- the LOC132155935 gene encoding serine/threonine-protein kinase pim-2-like isoform X1 — its product is MLGEGGCGSVYEGTRCEDGLKVAVKCSEKTPDMSYIRVPGHPKRLPMEIGLMLMANNGPSVSQIIKLLDWEDDTDHYVIVMERPVPCVDLFTYVDDEEMLDEGIARNIMRQIIDAAKTCCDRGVFHRDIKLENILVNQDTMEVKLIDFGCGAVMKKSAFKSFSGTKEYCPPEFNLKGRYKAKPTTVWTLGFILFEMLCGECPTSYDQHKITVNLWTRPGLSKECCQMICDCLQPDPQRRLSLDKMHLHDWFKVTE